The proteins below are encoded in one region of Myxocyprinus asiaticus isolate MX2 ecotype Aquarium Trade chromosome 13, UBuf_Myxa_2, whole genome shotgun sequence:
- the LOC127450375 gene encoding ethanolamine-phosphate cytidylyltransferase-like isoform X3, with amino-acid sequence MRGPSLCTIKQLDCSLHISYEISKHKGPPVFTQAERYKMVRAIKWVDEIVEGAPYVTTLETLDKYCCDFCVHGDDITLTVDGKDTYEEVKESGRYRECKRTQGVSTTDLVGRMLLMTKAHHSNMDSSDYQQHTDNFGRGPKGHSPWTGVSQFLQTSQKIIQFASGQEPQPGDTIIYVAGAFDLFHIGHVDFLEAVSKLSDKPYVIVGLHFDQEVNRYKGKNYPIMNIHERTLSVLACRYVSEVVIGAPYAVTKDLLDHFKVDLVCHGKTEVFPDRDGSDPYAVPRRMGILRTVDSGNILTTDDIVQRIIKNRLLFEARNLNKEAKEMAVIQAMKRREEEKAKERA; translated from the exons ATGAGATCTCTAAACACAAAGGTCCTCCAGTGTTTACGCAAGCAGAGAGATACAAGATGGTGCGAGCCATCAAGTGGGTGGATGAGATCGTGGAAGGAGCTCCATACGTCACCACGCTTGAGACTCTGGATAAATACTGCTGTGACTTCTGTGTTCATGGAG ATGACATCACACTCACTGTGGATGGAAAAGACACATATGAGGAAGTGAAAGAGTCGGGTAGGTACAG AGAGTGTAAGAGAACGCAGGGTGTGTCCACCACAGACCTAGTCGGCCGCATGCTGCTCATGACTAAAGCTCATCACAGCAACATG GACAGTTCAGACTATCAGCAACACACAGACAACTTTGGAAGA GGTCCAAAGGGCCACAGTCCCTGGACAGGAGTGTCACAATTCCTGCAGACGTCCCAAAAAATCATCCAGTTTGCCTCAGGGCAGGAGCCACAGCCTGGAGACACCATCATCTATGTGGCTGGAGCTTTTGACCTATTCC ACATTGGTCATGTGGATTTCCTGGAGGCAGTGTCCAAACTTTCTGACAAGCCATATGTTATAGTTGGGTTACACTTCGATCAG GAGGTGAATCGTTACAAAGGGAAAAACTATCCTATCATGAACATCCATGAGAGAACACTGAGTGTGCTGGCCTGCCGA TATGTTTCTGAGGTTGTGATCGGGGCACCATACGCGGTCACTAAAGACTTACTGGACCATTTCAAG GTGGATCTGGTGTGCCATGGAAAAACAGAAGTGTTTCCAGACAGAGATGGATCAGACCCTTATGCC GTGCCCAGGAGAATGGGGATATTGCGGACAGTGGACAGCGGAAACATTCTCACCACTGACGACATTGTACAGAGGATCATCAAAAACAG GTTGCTCTTTGAGGCGAGGAACCTGAACAAAGAGGCTAAAGAGATGGCTGTGATCCAGGCCATGAAGAGACGAGAAGAGGAGAAGGCAAAAGAGAGAGCATAG